One part of the Streptomyces nigra genome encodes these proteins:
- a CDS encoding creatininase family protein: MSDAQTRPAAHSLVPADTTEDVRARGAGVSRQVAVLPVGSFEQHGAFLPLATDTLVACAIAREVAAVHPVHLLPPVTISCSHEHAAWPGTVSISSVTLHAVIRDIADSLRRSGVDALVLVNGHGGNYVLGNVVQESSARGERMALFPAPEDWETALERAGVETSLLTDMHAGEIETSILLHAHPELIRPGYETSDFVADDRRHLLTLGMSAYTDSGVIGRPSLGSAEKGKRLLESLADSFGAYVSLLTSAGDSVADTTDGRK, translated from the coding sequence ATGAGTGATGCGCAGACGCGGCCGGCGGCACACTCGCTGGTGCCGGCGGACACCACCGAGGATGTACGGGCGCGAGGAGCTGGCGTCTCACGACAGGTCGCGGTCCTTCCCGTCGGGAGCTTCGAACAGCACGGCGCTTTCCTGCCGCTGGCCACCGACACCCTCGTGGCGTGCGCGATCGCGCGCGAGGTGGCCGCCGTGCACCCCGTACACCTGCTGCCGCCGGTGACGATCTCGTGCTCGCACGAGCACGCGGCCTGGCCGGGGACCGTCAGCATCTCTTCGGTGACCCTTCATGCGGTGATACGGGACATAGCGGATTCGCTCCGCCGTTCGGGCGTCGACGCCCTGGTGCTGGTCAACGGACACGGCGGCAACTACGTACTGGGCAACGTCGTTCAGGAGTCCTCCGCGCGCGGTGAGCGGATGGCGCTGTTCCCGGCTCCGGAGGACTGGGAGACGGCGCTGGAGCGTGCGGGTGTGGAGACCTCGCTGCTCACCGACATGCACGCGGGGGAAATCGAGACCTCCATCCTTCTGCACGCTCATCCCGAATTGATCCGACCCGGTTATGAGACTTCCGATTTCGTCGCGGACGACCGGCGTCATCTGCTCACCCTCGGCATGTCCGCCTATACCGATTCCGGGGTCATCGGCCGTCCGTCGCTGGGTTCCGCGGAAAAGGGGAAGCGGCTGCTGGAGAGCCTCGCGGATTCCTTCGGCGCGTATGTGTCACTGCTGACCTCCGCGGGCGACTCCGTCGCGGACACGACGGACGGACGAAAATAG
- the ribA gene encoding GTP cyclohydrolase II: MTDKIGVLGKKSGQRTQRSGVERVVNAPLPTVYGQFRAIGYIDHDRGDEQVALVHGEPGTDGVLVRLHSECLTGDAFGSQHCECGDQLAAALRAVVAEGSGIVVYLRGHEGRGIGLLAKLRAMALQAEGLDTVEANLALGLPVDARDYGAAAGILRDLDVRSVRLMSNNPRKREALIEHGIEVTEQVPLLIQPCESNITYLRTKRERMDHHLPHLDAVGQLT, from the coding sequence ATGACAGACAAGATTGGCGTGCTCGGCAAGAAGTCCGGCCAGCGGACGCAGCGTTCCGGAGTCGAACGCGTGGTGAACGCTCCCCTGCCCACCGTTTACGGGCAATTCCGGGCGATCGGCTACATCGACCACGACCGCGGCGACGAACAGGTGGCCCTGGTCCACGGCGAACCCGGCACCGACGGCGTCCTGGTCCGGCTGCACTCCGAGTGCCTGACCGGCGACGCGTTCGGCTCCCAGCACTGCGAGTGCGGCGACCAGCTCGCGGCCGCCCTGCGCGCCGTCGTCGCCGAGGGCAGCGGCATAGTCGTCTATCTGCGGGGCCACGAGGGCCGCGGCATCGGCCTGCTCGCCAAGCTGCGCGCCATGGCCCTGCAGGCGGAGGGCCTGGACACCGTCGAGGCCAATCTCGCGCTCGGACTGCCCGTCGACGCCCGTGACTACGGTGCCGCCGCGGGCATCCTGCGCGACTTGGACGTCCGCAGCGTCCGTCTGATGTCGAACAACCCGCGCAAGCGCGAGGCGCTGATCGAGCACGGCATCGAGGTGACCGAGCAGGTCCCGCTGCTGATCCAGCCGTGCGAGAGCAACATCACCTATCTGCGCACCAAGCGGGAGCGCATGGACCACCATCTGCCCCACCTGGACGCCGTCGGCCAGCTGACCTGA
- a CDS encoding NAD(P)/FAD-dependent oxidoreductase, with the protein MTAHASAVVVGGGVIGAAIAYHLARAGVPDVVLVERDELASGSTSKAAGGVRAQFSDELNIRLGARSLEAFARFEQDTGYDIGLHRVGYLFLLSTQKDVTAFEAAVRLQNSLGVPSRMIDPAEARELSPLISTDGLLAAAYSPDDGHCTPESVVHGYAAAARRHGARILRHTTVTGIERHGDRITGVTTGTGRIATDTVICAAGAWSRAVGAMAGVDLPVEPLRRQIAVTAPVDALPPRLPMTIDFTTSLYFHTEGPGLLLGMSDPDERPGFDTSTHDRWIPRLAEAMRHRAPALLDLRRTGGWAGLYEVTPDHNALIGEATSVSRFLYATGFSGHGFLQGPAVGEVVRDLYLGRVPFVDVSPLSAGRFAAGAPRPEAHRV; encoded by the coding sequence ATGACCGCGCACGCGAGCGCCGTCGTCGTCGGGGGCGGTGTGATCGGCGCCGCCATCGCCTACCACCTGGCCCGGGCGGGCGTCCCCGACGTCGTCCTGGTCGAGCGGGACGAACTGGCGTCCGGCTCCACCTCCAAGGCGGCCGGCGGGGTGCGCGCCCAGTTCTCCGACGAACTGAACATCCGGCTCGGCGCCCGAAGCCTGGAGGCGTTCGCCCGGTTCGAACAGGACACCGGGTACGACATCGGGCTGCACCGCGTGGGCTACCTGTTCCTGCTGTCGACACAGAAGGACGTCACCGCGTTCGAGGCGGCCGTCCGCCTGCAGAACTCCCTCGGCGTACCCAGCCGCATGATCGACCCGGCCGAGGCGCGCGAGCTGTCCCCGCTGATCAGCACCGACGGACTGCTGGCCGCCGCGTACTCCCCGGACGACGGCCACTGCACCCCCGAGTCCGTCGTCCACGGCTACGCGGCCGCCGCCCGCCGGCACGGCGCCCGCATCCTGCGGCACACCACCGTCACCGGCATCGAACGGCACGGCGACCGCATCACCGGCGTCACCACCGGCACCGGCCGGATCGCCACCGACACGGTGATCTGCGCGGCCGGCGCCTGGTCACGGGCCGTCGGCGCGATGGCCGGCGTCGACCTCCCGGTGGAGCCGCTGCGCCGCCAGATCGCCGTCACCGCGCCCGTCGACGCACTGCCGCCCCGGCTGCCCATGACGATCGACTTCACCACCAGCCTCTACTTCCACACCGAGGGCCCCGGACTGCTGCTCGGCATGTCCGACCCCGACGAACGCCCCGGCTTCGACACCAGCACCCACGACCGCTGGATCCCCCGCCTCGCCGAGGCCATGCGGCACCGCGCACCGGCCCTGCTCGACCTGCGCCGCACCGGAGGCTGGGCCGGACTGTACGAGGTCACCCCCGACCACAACGCGCTGATCGGCGAGGCGACTTCCGTGTCCCGGTTCCTGTACGCGACCGGGTTCTCCGGCCACGGCTTCCTCCAGGGCCCGGCCGTCGGCGAGGTCGTCCGGGACCTGTACCTCGGCCGCGTACCCTTCGTGGACGTCAGCCCGTTGAGCGCCGGCCGGTTCGCGGCCGGTGCCCCGCGACCGGAGGCCCATCGCGTATGA
- a CDS encoding saccharopine dehydrogenase, which produces MTELHLWLRHEIRSTERRTPIVPSDARRLVDSGATVTVEESPQRFHPVEEYEAAGCRIAPAGSWTSAPATAVVTGLKELPPEPAELTHRHLYFGHAYKGQPGAGDLLRRFAAGGGALLDLEYLVDDSGRRLAAFGFWAGYLGAALAVLQHRGRLAAPLTPTTKDELDRLLRPREGDAEFTALVIGALGRSGRGARLALLTAGVEATAWDVAETRDLDRRVLLAHDVLVNAVLATTPVPPFLRPQDLDAPDRRLRTVCDVTVDVGSPLNVLPVYDRVTDWTAPVRRLREDPPLDLIAIDNLPSLLPRESSADFSSAVTPLLLAFGTDPAWDRSFDRFHQALRELGLDKEESKDA; this is translated from the coding sequence ATGACCGAGCTGCACCTGTGGCTGCGCCACGAGATCCGATCCACCGAGCGACGCACCCCGATCGTCCCGTCCGACGCGCGGCGCCTCGTCGACAGCGGGGCGACCGTGACCGTGGAGGAGTCCCCGCAGCGGTTCCACCCCGTCGAGGAGTACGAGGCCGCCGGCTGCCGGATCGCACCCGCCGGCTCCTGGACGTCCGCGCCCGCCACCGCCGTCGTCACCGGACTGAAGGAACTCCCGCCCGAACCGGCCGAACTCACCCATCGCCACCTCTACTTCGGGCACGCCTACAAGGGGCAGCCCGGCGCCGGGGACCTGCTGCGCCGGTTCGCGGCGGGCGGCGGGGCCCTGCTCGACCTGGAGTACCTGGTGGACGACTCCGGCCGCCGGCTCGCCGCCTTCGGGTTCTGGGCCGGCTACCTCGGGGCCGCACTCGCCGTGCTCCAGCACCGGGGCCGCCTCGCCGCACCCCTGACCCCGACGACCAAGGACGAGCTGGACCGCCTGCTCCGGCCCCGGGAAGGGGACGCGGAGTTCACCGCGCTCGTGATCGGCGCCCTCGGCCGCAGCGGACGCGGCGCACGGCTCGCCCTGCTCACCGCCGGCGTCGAGGCCACCGCGTGGGACGTCGCCGAGACCCGCGACCTGGACCGCCGGGTCCTGCTCGCGCACGACGTCCTGGTGAACGCCGTCCTCGCCACCACGCCCGTGCCGCCCTTCCTCCGCCCGCAGGACCTCGACGCCCCGGACCGGCGGCTGCGCACGGTCTGCGACGTCACCGTCGACGTCGGCTCGCCGCTGAACGTGCTGCCGGTCTACGACCGCGTCACCGACTGGACCGCCCCGGTACGCCGGCTGCGCGAGGACCCGCCGCTCGACCTGATCGCCATCGACAACCTGCCGTCCCTGCTGCCCCGTGAGTCCAGCGCCGACTTCTCGTCCGCCGTGACACCCCTGCTGCTCGCCTTCGGCACGGACCCGGCGTGGGACCGCAGCTTCGACCGGTTCCACCAGGCCCTGCGTGAACTCGGCCTGGACAAGGAGGAGTCGAAGGATGCCTGA
- a CDS encoding saccharopine dehydrogenase family protein: MPDTRVPASGTVHWVGAGLSTGSGLARLCDTAARVRLWHRTERRAADALDRLGLSGRAAPRAYTPDALTAELAPGDVVVSMLPATEHAALPAACVREGAHFACSSYVSDAVLEQVPAAGAAGLAVLTEAGLDPGIDHLFAHSLVGRAREAVGDDTPATYTLTSYCGGVPAVPDDFRYRFSWAPAGVLNALRAPARYIEDGAERVAERPWEATRRHDVDGETFEAYPNRDSVPFIGQYGLPEAWRPDTFVRGTLRLEGWLDAWAGVFEELRAGDDARIAALAGELARAHPTTDADRDRVVLAVSLDVRGERGRSWSGSCLLDLVGDAEESAMARCVSRPLALGVGHILDGSLPAGLHRSAGTAARSEEWLRELAADGVRFTRHTDT, encoded by the coding sequence ATGCCTGACACACGGGTCCCCGCGAGCGGCACCGTCCACTGGGTCGGCGCCGGGCTCTCCACCGGCAGCGGCCTCGCCCGTCTGTGCGACACCGCCGCACGGGTACGGCTGTGGCACCGCACCGAGCGGCGGGCCGCCGACGCCCTGGACCGGCTCGGCCTCTCCGGCCGGGCCGCACCCCGGGCGTACACCCCCGACGCGCTCACCGCCGAGCTGGCGCCCGGCGACGTCGTCGTGTCGATGCTGCCCGCCACCGAGCACGCCGCGCTGCCGGCGGCCTGCGTCCGTGAGGGCGCCCACTTCGCCTGCTCCAGCTATGTCTCCGACGCGGTCCTGGAGCAGGTCCCCGCGGCCGGCGCGGCCGGGCTGGCCGTCCTCACCGAGGCCGGACTCGACCCCGGCATCGACCACCTCTTCGCCCACAGCCTGGTCGGCCGGGCCCGCGAGGCCGTCGGCGACGACACACCGGCCACCTACACCCTCACCTCGTACTGCGGCGGCGTCCCCGCGGTCCCCGACGACTTCCGGTACCGCTTCAGCTGGGCGCCCGCCGGAGTGCTCAACGCGCTGCGCGCCCCCGCCCGGTACATCGAGGACGGCGCCGAACGGGTCGCGGAACGGCCCTGGGAGGCGACCCGGCGGCACGACGTCGACGGCGAGACGTTCGAGGCGTACCCGAACCGCGACAGCGTCCCCTTCATCGGGCAGTACGGGCTGCCCGAGGCCTGGCGCCCGGACACCTTCGTACGCGGCACCCTGCGCCTGGAGGGCTGGCTGGACGCCTGGGCCGGCGTGTTCGAGGAGCTGAGGGCGGGGGACGACGCCCGGATCGCCGCCCTGGCCGGGGAACTGGCGCGGGCCCACCCGACCACGGACGCCGACCGGGACCGGGTCGTCCTGGCCGTCTCCCTCGACGTGCGCGGCGAGAGGGGCCGGTCCTGGTCCGGGAGCTGTCTGCTGGACCTGGTGGGCGACGCGGAGGAGAGCGCGATGGCCCGCTGCGTCTCCCGCCCGCTCGCCCTGGGCGTAGGCCACATCCTGGACGGCTCCCTGCCGGCGGGCCTGCACCGGTCCGCGGGGACGGCGGCCCGCTCGGAGGAGTGGCTACGTGAACTCGCCGCCGACGGAGTGCGGTTCACGCGGCACACGGACACCTGA
- a CDS encoding serine hydrolase domain-containing protein, with amino-acid sequence MALLTQQIDPGEAGLDVKALDRLDQHFAHRVDEGRLPGFLVSVARGGRVAHLTAYGMRDVAAGLPVEADTLWRVYSMTKPMTSVAALILVEEGRLSLDDPVGRHIPAFAEPRVYVSGSGADMVTRPAEGPMTVRHLMTHTAGLTFAFYHQHPVDALYRDAGLHSAVLPGSDLATTVDVYAGLPLQFEPGTQWNYSVATNVLGRVVEVVSGQPLDVFLGERVFGPLGMTDAGFHVSGEQEDRLAELYGDTESGGIEPIAGLPLHGRPRFLSGSGGVVASAHDVHRFMEMLRRRGELDGARLLKPETVALMTSNHLPGGADLRSCGSRPAHDEPGNDGVGFGLGVSVVIDPDRTRDPSVRGAFGWSGVATTTFWVDPRHDLTVQFMTQVRHRTSHTVFQDLKRFVHEALTGD; translated from the coding sequence ATGGCACTGCTGACACAACAGATCGACCCGGGCGAGGCCGGGCTGGACGTCAAGGCGCTGGACCGCCTCGACCAGCACTTCGCCCACCGGGTCGACGAGGGGCGGCTGCCCGGCTTCCTGGTGTCCGTCGCCCGTGGCGGACGCGTCGCGCATCTCACCGCGTACGGGATGCGGGACGTGGCCGCCGGTCTGCCGGTCGAGGCCGACACCCTGTGGCGCGTCTACTCCATGACCAAGCCGATGACCTCGGTCGCCGCCCTGATACTGGTGGAGGAGGGCAGGCTCTCCCTCGACGACCCGGTGGGCCGGCACATCCCCGCGTTCGCCGAACCCCGTGTGTACGTGAGCGGATCGGGGGCCGACATGGTGACCCGTCCCGCCGAGGGGCCGATGACGGTACGGCATCTGATGACCCACACCGCCGGGCTCACGTTCGCCTTCTACCACCAGCATCCCGTGGACGCCCTCTACCGGGACGCGGGCCTGCACTCGGCGGTGCTGCCCGGCTCGGACCTGGCCACCACGGTCGACGTGTACGCGGGCCTGCCGCTCCAGTTCGAGCCCGGCACACAGTGGAACTACTCGGTGGCCACCAACGTCCTCGGCCGGGTCGTCGAGGTGGTGTCCGGGCAGCCGCTCGACGTGTTCCTCGGCGAGCGCGTGTTCGGACCGCTCGGCATGACGGACGCCGGGTTCCACGTGAGCGGCGAACAGGAGGACCGGCTGGCCGAGTTGTACGGCGACACCGAGTCCGGCGGGATCGAGCCGATCGCCGGTCTGCCGCTGCACGGGCGTCCCCGGTTCCTGTCCGGCAGCGGCGGTGTGGTGGCCTCCGCCCACGACGTGCACCGCTTCATGGAGATGCTGCGGCGCCGCGGCGAACTGGACGGCGCCCGGCTGCTGAAGCCCGAGACGGTCGCGCTGATGACGTCCAACCACCTGCCCGGCGGCGCCGATCTGCGGTCCTGCGGCAGCCGGCCCGCGCACGACGAGCCCGGCAACGACGGTGTCGGCTTCGGCCTCGGGGTGTCCGTGGTGATCGACCCCGACCGCACCCGTGACCCGTCCGTGCGGGGCGCCTTCGGCTGGAGCGGAGTCGCCACGACCACCTTCTGGGTCGACCCGCGCCACGACCTCACCGTGCAGTTCATGACGCAGGTGCGGCACCGGACCTCGCACACGGTCTTCCAGGACCTGAAGCGGTTCGTGCACGAGGCCCTCACCGGGGACTGA
- a CDS encoding VOC family protein, translating to MSVSGRSHIRIARPSRDLVAAERFWADGLGLTIVWRAAGGPEPGEHDLLMLGWPDADWHLELVHEPARPVEPRPTEEDLLVIYLDGPVPDDLVARLEECGGRRVVSPNPYWNEWGVTVEDPDGYRLVLCTRAWSNA from the coding sequence GTGTCCGTCAGCGGCCGCAGTCACATCCGTATCGCCCGCCCCTCCCGCGATCTCGTGGCGGCCGAGCGTTTCTGGGCCGACGGGCTCGGCCTGACGATCGTGTGGCGGGCGGCCGGCGGGCCGGAACCCGGCGAGCACGACCTGCTGATGCTCGGTTGGCCCGACGCCGACTGGCATCTGGAACTCGTCCATGAGCCCGCCCGCCCGGTCGAGCCCCGGCCCACCGAGGAGGACCTCCTCGTGATCTACCTCGACGGGCCCGTGCCGGACGACCTGGTGGCCCGGCTGGAGGAGTGCGGGGGCCGGCGGGTCGTCTCCCCGAACCCGTACTGGAACGAGTGGGGTGTCACCGTCGAGGACCCGGACGGCTACCGGCTGGTGCTGTGCACCCGGGCCTGGTCCAACGCGTGA
- a CDS encoding membrane-associated oxidoreductase: MEIDELTPAERTVWEAFPKGRPVDFRRTADERPADGAGWGPERAVRAVVLKALLLDGPEERGEVPALKLAGARITGVTDLRYATVDHIVRLSDCFFDGVLNISGTQLRYLNLSGSHLPGLTGARTRVDGGLRLTGCRFRGPVRLGGAQIAGALYLEDAELTADGEWSGPVLQLHQVTVGEDLCASRLRTRGEIRLNGATISGSIRLEEARLSGPGDFVLNAEALEVGANVLGRRLSTDGRIDLRGARIPGRLDLLYSRLSNPGGTALRASSCVIGEVWLRDGETIRGRLNLRRSQIDHLDLAPEMLPEQVRLLDLTYTSLTPHEPPERRLPMLERDEDTYDPHGFEQLTAAYRRTGDDHAARLVQLAKQRRHRTTLPWYGRWWGRVQDATVGYGFRPMRALGWLLSLLAVGSVAFALDAPPPLKADEAPPFDPVFYTLDLLLPVISFGQEAAFAPRGFQQALAYILVLTGWILATTVIAGVTRTVSRQ; the protein is encoded by the coding sequence ATGGAGATCGACGAGCTGACACCGGCCGAGCGCACCGTGTGGGAGGCCTTCCCCAAGGGGCGGCCCGTGGACTTCCGCCGGACGGCGGACGAGCGCCCCGCCGACGGCGCCGGATGGGGGCCGGAGCGGGCCGTGCGCGCCGTCGTGCTCAAGGCGCTGCTGCTGGACGGCCCCGAGGAGCGCGGCGAGGTGCCGGCCCTGAAGCTGGCGGGCGCCCGGATCACCGGTGTGACGGACCTGCGGTACGCGACCGTCGACCACATCGTCCGGCTGAGCGACTGCTTCTTCGACGGCGTCCTGAACATCTCCGGCACCCAGCTGAGATACCTCAACCTGTCCGGGTCGCATCTGCCCGGGCTGACCGGCGCGCGCACCCGGGTCGACGGCGGACTGCGGCTGACGGGCTGCCGGTTCCGCGGTCCCGTACGGCTGGGCGGGGCGCAGATCGCGGGCGCGCTCTATCTGGAGGACGCCGAGCTCACGGCGGACGGGGAGTGGTCGGGGCCGGTCCTCCAACTTCACCAGGTGACCGTCGGCGAGGACCTGTGCGCGAGCCGGCTGCGCACCCGGGGCGAGATCCGGCTCAACGGGGCCACGATCAGCGGCTCGATCCGGCTGGAGGAGGCCCGGCTGAGCGGTCCCGGCGACTTCGTGCTCAACGCCGAGGCGCTGGAGGTGGGGGCCAACGTACTCGGCCGGCGGCTGAGCACGGACGGCCGTATCGATCTGCGCGGCGCCCGTATACCCGGCCGCCTCGACCTGCTGTACAGCAGGCTGTCCAACCCCGGGGGCACCGCCCTGCGGGCGAGCAGCTGTGTCATCGGCGAGGTGTGGCTCCGCGACGGCGAGACGATCCGGGGCCGGCTCAATCTGCGCCGCTCGCAGATCGACCATCTCGATCTGGCGCCGGAGATGCTGCCGGAGCAGGTGCGCCTCCTCGACCTCACCTACACGTCCCTGACGCCGCACGAGCCGCCCGAGCGGCGGCTGCCCATGCTGGAGCGGGACGAGGACACCTACGACCCGCACGGCTTCGAGCAGTTGACGGCCGCGTACCGCCGCACCGGCGACGACCACGCCGCCCGCCTTGTCCAGCTCGCCAAGCAGCGCCGCCACCGCACCACCCTGCCCTGGTACGGCCGTTGGTGGGGCCGGGTGCAGGACGCGACCGTCGGCTACGGATTCCGGCCGATGCGGGCGCTGGGCTGGCTGCTGTCCCTGCTCGCGGTCGGCTCGGTCGCCTTCGCGCTGGACGCGCCACCCCCGCTGAAGGCGGACGAGGCGCCGCCGTTCGACCCGGTCTTCTACACGCTGGACCTGCTGCTGCCGGTGATCTCCTTCGGCCAGGAGGCGGCGTTCGCCCCGCGGGGCTTCCAGCAGGCTCTCGCGTACATCCTCGTCCTGACCGGCTGGATCCTGGCCACGACGGTCATCGCGGGCGTGACCCGAACCGTCTCCCGCCAGTAG
- the gnd gene encoding phosphogluconate dehydrogenase (NAD(+)-dependent, decarboxylating), with the protein MQIGLVGLGKMGGNMRERLRAAGHTVVGYDTNPDLSDVPSLADLVERLDAPRTVWVMVPAGHATQTVIDQLGGLLKPYDTVVDGGNSRWTDDEKHAKELAAHGIGFVDAGVSGGVWGLQNGYALMVGGEKEHVDRLRPIFEALKPEGPYGFVHAGRVGAGHFSKMVHNGIEYAMMQAYAEGWELLEKVNSVDNVREVFRSWQEGTVIRSWLLDLAVNALDEDEHLQKLKGYAQDSGEGRWTVEAAIDNAVPLPAITASLFARFASRQDDSPQMKMVAALRNQFGGHAVESK; encoded by the coding sequence ATGCAGATCGGCCTTGTTGGTCTCGGCAAGATGGGCGGCAACATGCGCGAGCGTCTGCGCGCCGCCGGCCACACCGTCGTCGGCTACGACACCAACCCGGACCTGTCCGATGTGCCCAGCCTGGCCGACCTCGTCGAGCGGCTCGACGCGCCGCGCACGGTGTGGGTGATGGTGCCGGCCGGGCACGCCACGCAGACGGTGATCGACCAGCTGGGAGGCCTGCTCAAGCCGTACGACACGGTCGTCGACGGCGGCAACTCCCGGTGGACGGACGACGAGAAGCACGCCAAGGAGCTCGCCGCGCACGGCATCGGGTTCGTGGACGCCGGTGTGTCCGGCGGCGTGTGGGGCCTGCAGAACGGCTACGCCCTGATGGTGGGCGGCGAGAAGGAGCACGTCGACCGGCTCCGGCCGATCTTCGAGGCGCTCAAGCCGGAGGGGCCGTACGGCTTCGTGCACGCGGGCCGGGTCGGCGCCGGGCACTTCTCGAAGATGGTCCACAACGGCATCGAGTACGCCATGATGCAGGCGTACGCCGAGGGCTGGGAGCTGCTGGAGAAGGTGAACTCGGTGGACAACGTCCGCGAGGTCTTCCGCTCCTGGCAGGAGGGCACCGTCATCCGCTCCTGGCTGCTGGACCTCGCGGTGAACGCGCTGGACGAGGACGAGCACCTGCAGAAGCTGAAGGGCTACGCGCAGGACTCCGGTGAGGGCCGCTGGACCGTCGAGGCCGCCATCGACAACGCGGTGCCGCTGCCCGCGATCACGGCGTCCCTGTTCGCGCGGTTCGCGTCCCGGCAGGACGACTCCCCGCAGATGAAGATGGTCGCGGCGCTGCGCAACCAGTTCGGCGGGCACGCCGTCGAGTCGAAGTAG
- the pgi gene encoding glucose-6-phosphate isomerase, translated as MSETPRLTRRPEWVALEDHRAEAFQQPSLRELFAADPARAERYVLRVGDLRIDYSKHLVNDETLALLHELAAATDVFGLRDAMFRGERINVTEDRAVLHTALRAPRGAVIEVDGENVVPKVHAVLDKMADFAGRVRSGAWTGHTGKPIRNVVNIGIGGSDLGPAMAYEALRPFSARELTFRFVSNVDGSDLHEAIRDLDPAETLFIVASKTFTTIETITNATSARSWLLAGLGGDEKAVAKHFVALSTNAEKVTGFGIDPDNMFEFWDWVGGRYSFDSAIGLSLMIAIGPDRFREMLDGFHTVDEHFRTAPAESNAPLLLGLLGIWYGNFFHAESHAVLPYSHYLSKFTAYLQQLDMESNGKSVDRDGNVVGWETGPVVWGTPGTNGQHAYYQLIHQGTRLIPADLIGFARPVAELSDELKAQHDLLMANMFAQGQALAFGKTADEVRAEGVPEEQVPHRTFQGNHPTTTILAPELTPSVLGQLVALYEHKVFTQGAVWNIDSFDQWGVELGKVLAKRVEPALTDGAEVPGLDPSTAALVAAYRSLKTASDAQGVQEEVN; from the coding sequence ATGTCTGAGACCCCCCGGCTCACCCGGCGCCCCGAGTGGGTGGCCCTGGAGGACCACCGCGCGGAGGCCTTCCAGCAGCCGAGTCTGCGGGAGCTGTTCGCCGCGGACCCCGCACGCGCGGAGCGGTACGTCCTGCGCGTCGGTGATCTGCGCATCGACTACTCCAAGCACCTGGTGAACGACGAGACGCTCGCCCTGCTGCACGAACTGGCCGCCGCCACCGATGTGTTCGGGCTGCGGGACGCCATGTTCCGCGGCGAGCGGATCAACGTCACCGAGGACCGGGCGGTGCTGCACACCGCGCTGCGCGCGCCCCGGGGCGCGGTGATCGAGGTCGACGGCGAGAACGTCGTGCCGAAGGTGCACGCCGTGCTCGACAAGATGGCGGACTTCGCCGGACGGGTCCGCTCCGGGGCCTGGACCGGCCACACCGGCAAGCCGATCCGCAACGTCGTCAACATCGGTATCGGCGGCTCCGACCTCGGGCCCGCGATGGCGTACGAGGCCCTGCGCCCGTTCAGCGCACGGGAGTTGACGTTCCGGTTCGTGTCGAACGTCGACGGCTCGGATCTGCACGAGGCGATCCGGGACCTGGACCCGGCCGAGACGCTGTTCATCGTCGCGTCGAAGACGTTCACCACGATCGAGACGATCACCAACGCCACCTCGGCCCGCTCCTGGCTGCTGGCCGGCCTCGGGGGCGACGAGAAGGCTGTGGCCAAGCATTTCGTGGCGCTGTCGACGAACGCCGAGAAGGTCACCGGCTTCGGTATCGACCCGGACAACATGTTCGAGTTCTGGGACTGGGTCGGCGGCCGCTACTCGTTCGACTCCGCCATCGGGCTGTCCCTGATGATCGCGATCGGCCCGGACCGGTTCCGGGAGATGCTCGACGGCTTCCACACCGTCGACGAGCACTTCCGCACCGCGCCCGCCGAGTCCAACGCCCCGCTCCTGCTCGGCCTGCTGGGCATCTGGTACGGCAACTTCTTCCACGCCGAGTCGCACGCGGTCCTGCCGTACTCGCACTACCTGTCGAAGTTCACGGCGTACCTCCAGCAGCTGGACATGGAGTCCAACGGCAAGTCCGTCGACCGGGACGGGAACGTCGTGGGCTGGGAGACCGGGCCGGTGGTGTGGGGCACGCCCGGCACCAACGGGCAGCACGCCTACTACCAGCTGATCCACCAGGGCACCCGGCTGATCCCGGCCGACCTGATCGGCTTCGCCCGCCCGGTCGCCGAGCTCAGCGACGAACTGAAGGCGCAGCACGACCTGCTGATGGCCAACATGTTCGCGCAGGGGCAGGCGCTCGCGTTCGGCAAGACGGCGGACGAGGTCCGCGCGGAGGGCGTGCCCGAGGAGCAGGTCCCGCACCGCACCTTCCAGGGCAACCACCCCACGACCACGATCCTCGCCCCGGAGCTGACCCCGTCGGTCCTCGGCCAGCTGGTCGCCCTCTACGAGCACAAGGTGTTCACACAGGGCGCCGTGTGGAACATCGACTCCTTCGACCAGTGGGGCGTGGAGCTCGGCAAGGTCCTGGCCAAGCGGGTCGAGCCCGCCCTCACGGACGGCGCCGAGGTCCCCGGCCTCGACCCGTCGACCGCCGCCCTCGTGGCCGCGTACCGCTCACTCAAGACCGCGTCGGACGCGCAGGGCGTCCAGGAGGAAGTGAACTGA